The Coccidioides posadasii str. Silveira chromosome 3, complete sequence genome contains a region encoding:
- the INO1 gene encoding Myo-inositol-1-phosphate synthase (EggNog:ENOG410PGB6~COG:I~BUSCO:4192at33183), translating to MAPHADAAANGSVNGSATQSNLFKVESPDVVYTDNEINTKYVYRTTSVTRTDDGKYVASPKETVYNFKVDRKVGKVGMMLVGWGGNNGTTVTAGIMANRRGLVWDTREGKRAANYYGSLVMGSTVKLGTDPETAEEVNIPFRDMLPMVHPNDLVVGGWDISGMNLGDAMDRAAVLEPSLKEMVRKDMAALKPLPSIYYPDFIAANQEDRADNVLPGSKACWDHVEQLRKNIREFKSTNGLDKVIVLWTANTERYADIVAGVNDTADNLVKAIKEGHEEVSPSTVFAVASILENAPFINGSPQNTFVPGAIQFAEQHGAFIGGDDFKSGQTKMKSALVDFLINAGIKLTSIASYNHLGNNDGKNLSSHRQFRSKEISKSNVVDDMVAANHVLYKKGEHPDHTVVIKYMPAVGDIKRALDEYHAEIFLGGHQTISMFNVCEDSLLASPLILDLVLLAEVMTRVSWKVADGDKFKGFHSVLSVLSYMLKAPMTPPGTPVVNALAKQRAAVTNIFRACVGLQPESDMTLEHKLF from the exons ATGGCTCCACACGCTGACGCTGCTGCCAATGGCTCCGTGAACGGGTCGGCTACCCAATCCAACCTTTTCAAGGTTGAATCCCCCGACGTTGTGTACACCGACAACGAGATTAACACCAAGTACGTCTATCGTACTACCTCCGTCACCCGCACCGATGACGGCAAGTATGTTGCTTCCCCAAAGGAAACCGTCTACAACTTCAAGGTCGACCGCAAGGTCGGCAAGGTCGGCATGATGTTGGTCGGCTGGGGTGGTAACAACGGAACCACCGTCACCGCTGGTATCATGGCCAACCGCCGTGGCCTCGTCTGGGACACCCGCGAGGGCAAGCGCGCTGCCAACTACTACGGCTCCCTGGTCATGGGTTCCACCGTCAAGCTCGGCACCGATCCTGAGACCGCCGAGGAAGTCAACATCCCCTTCCGCGACATGCTTCCCATGGTCCACCCCAACGATCTCGTCGTCGGCGGCTGGGACATCAGTGGAATGAACCTCGGCGACGCCATGGACCGCGCTGCTGTCCTCGAACCCTCCCTCAAGGAGATGGTCCGCAAGGACATGGCCGCATTGAAACCATTGCCAAGTATCTACTACCCAGACTTCATTGCTGCCAACCAGGAGGATCGTGCCGACAACGTCCTTCCGGGCTCCAAGGCCTGCTGGGACCACGTTGAGCAGCTCCGCAAGAATATTCG GGAGTTCAAATCCACCAATGGTCTCGATAAGGTGATCGTACTCTGGACCGCCAATACTGAGCGTTATGCCGATATCGTGGCTGGCGTCAATGACACAGCGGACAACCTCGTCAAAGCCATCAAGGAGGGTCATGAGGAAGTTTCTCCCTCCACCGTCTTCGCTGTGGCCTCCATTCTTGAGAACGCTCCTTTCATCAACGGATCTCCTCAGAACACCTTTGTTCCTGGTGCCATCCAGTTTGCCGAACAGCACGGAGCTTTCATTGGTGGTGACGACTTCAAGTCCGGCCAGACCAAGATGAAGTCCGCCCTCGTTGACTTCTTGATCAACGCCGGTATCAAGCTCACCTCCATCGCCAGCTACAACCACCTTGGCAACAACGATGGAAAGAACCTCAGCTCCCACAGACAATTCCGATCTAAGGAAATTTCCAAGTCGAACGTTGTTGACGACATGGTCGCTGCCAACCACGTGCTCTACAAGAAGGGTGAACATCCTGACCACACCGTTGTCATCAAGTACATGCCTGCTGTTGGAGATATCAAGCGAGCTCTTGATGAGTACCACGCCGAAATCTTCCTTGGCGGCCACCAGACGATCAGCATGTTCAATGTCTGCGAGGACTCCTTGTTGGCGTCTCCGCTCATCCTTGACCTGGTCCTGCTTGCCGAGGTCATGACTCGTGTCAGCTGGAAGGTCGCTGATGGCGACAAGTTCAAGGGATTCCACAGTGTTCTTAGCGTTCTGAGCTATATGCTTAAG GCCCCGATGACTCCTCCAGGAACCCCTGTCGTGAATGCATTGGCCAAGCAACGTGCTGCTGTCACCAACATCTTCCGTGCCTGCGTTGGTCTCCAGCCCGAGTCCGACATGACCTTGGAGCACAAGCTGTTCTAA
- a CDS encoding uncharacterized protein (TransMembrane:1 (i80-99o)), with product MLAGHRDPDLSRRVGVSSHSPTNESAIPDDDDPPRGLRCAPQPIRAEGGLRAVELAAAWLPTGPREPTPQISPARCAVQILPLLAALLSLSLSPLFFFLHPPLSGLVRLPVQ from the exons ATGCTTGCTGGTCATCGGGACCCGGATCTGAGTCGTAGAGTCGGCGTTTCGTCTCATTC CCCGACAAATGAGTCCGCAATCCCCGACGATGACGACCCGCCTCGCGGTCTTCGTTGTGCACCGCAGCCAATTCGCGCTGAGGGCGGGCTGCGTGCGGTGGAGCTGGCTGCAGCGTGGCTTCCGACTGGCCCGCGCGAGCCCACACCGCAAATCTCGCCTGCCCGCTGTGCAGTACAAATACTTCCCCTCCTCGCtgcccttctctctctctctctctctcctctttttttttttcttcacCCACCACTCTCAGGTCTCGTCCGTCTTCCAGTCCAGtag
- a CDS encoding uncharacterized protein (EggNog:ENOG410PRR5), translated as MSTGRATFRNVHFYNALTGDCLGGFYQKGSLTEESMIGILTNILLIVEQPFTVKHRMSDRIITPSKDPVELGDYDISSTGPLHLNDEPWVARLIAYSSSGREDQFRSGVRARDRKCVISGRVNNLIQLNMWPAFHAAHVFPLECENLWCEFNYGRWVTNMDDAVGISKINSTQNGLLMDASLHNLFDQYLFSINPDVGA; from the exons ATGTCCACGGGCCGAGCTACGTTCCGGAACGTTCACTTTTACAATGCGTTGACAGGGGATTGCCTTGGAGGATTTTACCAGAAAGGATCTCTCACTGAAGAAAGCATGATTGGGATTCTTACCAACATACTTTTAATTGTGGAACAACCTTTTACTGTCAAGCACAGAATGTCGGATCGGATCATTACTCCTTCAAAAGACCCGGTTGAGCTTGGAGATTATGACATCTCCTCCACAG GACCCCTTCATCTGAACGATGAGCCATGGGTGGCGCGACTCATCGCCTACTCTTCCTCAGGCCGAGAGGATCAATTCCGCAGTGGGGTCCGTGCGAGAGATCGGAAATGCGTTATATCTGGACGAGTCAACAATCTAATCCAATTGAACATGTGGCCAGCATTTCATGCTGCGCATGTGTTTCCACTAGAATGTGAGAATCTCTGGTGTGAATTCAACTATGGGCGTTGGGTAACAAACATGGATGATGCTGTGGGCATATCCAAAATCAACTCAACTCAGAATGGTCTACTCATGGACGCGTCTTTGCACAATCTTTTCGACCAGTatctcttctctataaaCCCAGATGTAGGTGCTTAG
- a CDS encoding uncharacterized protein (EggNog:ENOG410PRR5), translating to MAKDGYKIISFFPDDMTIDGRILDPVCRDPTDPNHVSDELLRWHFRQSVLANMRGAGEPVFESDFPPGTDKMAVLREELYGKERFEMEIESRLRSVG from the coding sequence ATGGCAAAGGATGGCTACAAAATCATCTCATTCTTCCCTGACGACATGACCATTGATGGAAGAATCCTGGATCCCGTCTGCCGCGATCCAACCGACCCTAATCATGTATCAGATGAGCTCCTCCGATGGCATTTTCGACAATCCGTGCTTGCCAATATGCGAGGGGCAGGAGAGCCTGTCTTTGAGTCTGACTTCCCCCCGGGAACGGATAAGATGGCAGTCCTTCGTGAGGAGCTGTATGGAAAAGAGAGGTTCGAGATGGAAATTGAGTCGCGACTACGATCCGTGGGCTAG